From the Kitasatospora viridis genome, one window contains:
- a CDS encoding RHS repeat-associated core domain-containing protein has protein sequence MTLAALALVVPMAAASTTVVGGYQYKGKTWTADPLPAQPKVQGHPVGGKGTVKPAPVPPGSRALEKAPTAAPKWPAGSTSTVTVPVTGAAAVASSPVSVAAVQPSAEAVRAAAATDGAANPDSPGSVRVQTADHTAAQAANVDGVLVGLSRADGAAAGGKVSLSVDYSAISQAYGGGWSSRLHLVAMPACALTTPQLAECRTQTPLTTKNDQLGKKLTATVDLPGGSTQNAALTGHGVVSDALARAGAATAATDIAASSGTAVAAVSGTSGSQGDYTAAPLSASGAWSQSASGAFTYNVPISAPSALGGSAPSVALGYNSQSVDGENSSRNSQSSWIGDGWDYTPGSITRSYKACSADGITGSADECWAGYNATLSLGSHSGQLVRDSNGQYHLQGDDSTKVEDLSGASNGLWNGEYWKVTTTDGTQYYLGLNHSPGTTSDPATNSAWGVPVYMPKSGDPCYNSAQGNSSQCSAEPGWRFNLDFVVDPHGNVQRYDWANETNWYNMGAGQSNGNGGSMIAYTRGGYLQQISYGYKLADEQAGHDPAAKIVFNTAQRCTTDPTTCQASNLSASTASNWPDTPYDLSCTQGMATSGTGSNVCQISAPSFWSTYRLSSIATSVKNGGSWQPVDTYNLTHVFSNAGATVDPVTGKTVDPADAGSLQSMMWLSQIQRTAQDTSAGGSGTVTMDPITFTGTEMDNRVDGSSPPAPPLFHPRISSIQTESGESIAVTYRAPECSRVNNHMPSSADSDTMACYQAYWTTPGGSAPIADWFQKTVVSQVSDNDATKAGSPAKITNYSYSGPAWHRNDSDLADDQYRTWDQFRGFRTVTVTTGAAPDPITQTTTSYFQGMDGDYKQDGSKRSVSLADSNGNAVTDSNWLADTVQETDTYNQAGGSITGKQLTTAEAFTVTADSPRTAWTAKTPAPATLSTLPDLQALRKQSSTQRKQSLLANGSWRTTETDTTYDSLGRISQVDAKGDVSVPSQEVCTTTTYATPPASNPMMLAYPSEVLAVSGGCGTTPGAGTTVSDKRTYYDGNGSITSLPPLGQLGNDGYVTATQSLKSYDGSGNAVYQTDGATTFDQYGRPTKQLDAAGNATTTAYTPATGTLPTATTVTNALGWASTTTFAPTRGLPLHLVDVNGRVTDAVYDALGRRTGVWLPGRNKATQTADQTFSYAVHGAGSNPDPSTVTTQTLREDGSYAVSVSIYDGFLNQRQTQATTADNSAGRLISSTHYDSHGWKYSTVPAYSDTTTAPSTTLFVETENSLPSETVYGYDGMGRGVKQTLYSKASPLWTSTVAYPGADETDTTPPQGATPTSTFTDALGRTTSTVSHGGSGTGDVTTRYTYTSAGKVATVADTAGNNWSYQYNVLGQRVSQSDPDAGSSSTTYDQLGNVASTTDGRNQTLSYTYDALDRKTGEYAGTNTTDQTQQLAGWTYDSLVKGYPTASTRYVGGSGSTGSAYTQAVSGYNTAYQPTGTTVTIPAAEGKLAGSYSTTSKYTPTVGLLSDTIFGTEGGLPSEDVGYGYNLQGGLVSTGTMFTPYLDVASYSPLGQVEQSTYGVLGKQLRTAQTYDDATGRLTTNRDSIQPASTNPISSTTYGYDQSGNLTTTSELQSSGGTDQAFDTQCFQYDGLDRLTTAWTDTAGQTSPTAGQLAHCNSGSPAPAAIGGPAPYWQSYSYDLLGDRTQLVQHDVTGNTANDTTQTSSYPGGGTTAAAQPNTAGTITTSNPTSGTSTLTTNFDTAGNTTKRTVAGPSPSTQTFTYDAEGKTASVTTQQGSSNSQKSSYLYDADGSLLVQHGTNTTTLYLFGGAEQLTMTGSTVSGLRYYTNPDGTVILRSSTGTVTYLPSNPQHTSQLEVDSKTLAVTRRAYDPYGNTRGGVPGSWADNHGYLGQPADPGSGLDLLGARQYDPTIGRFLTADPIFELGDSNQMGGYTYASDNPTTMSDPTGERSECGQNGDSPCGAPPSQGDSYSYMTPEDCNTYSCQVGLSEEIQNLQNDQDNFSRYALSCTSNACEQAALDALNANQGEQSTDGQGVYTDITQMDNHAKAKEAQAAAQAAADRKKNSCNFLSVCGLKKAATKVAQISGDVSTGLGYISWVPGIGELAGGLSVATGLLSAGLYASTGDWKDAVNGLGAVALGVATGGFGKIGILGKFDVLGKLDGMYTSPLSKLSELAGDKAAAQVAASRANGFYRSESGVKLYSGVAKAVSTMGVNGAINGYPGTSVPDYNQSGASFYRDSPYGALTGYLEG, from the coding sequence ATGACCTTGGCAGCGCTTGCCCTGGTCGTGCCGATGGCCGCCGCCAGCACGACGGTGGTCGGCGGGTACCAGTACAAGGGCAAGACCTGGACGGCCGATCCGCTGCCGGCCCAGCCGAAGGTGCAGGGGCACCCGGTCGGCGGCAAGGGCACGGTCAAGCCGGCCCCGGTGCCGCCCGGTTCACGGGCGCTGGAGAAGGCCCCGACCGCCGCGCCGAAGTGGCCGGCCGGCTCGACCAGCACCGTGACCGTCCCGGTGACCGGGGCGGCTGCGGTCGCCTCGTCGCCGGTGTCCGTGGCGGCGGTCCAGCCGAGCGCCGAGGCGGTGCGGGCGGCCGCGGCCACCGACGGCGCCGCGAACCCCGACTCGCCGGGGTCGGTGCGGGTGCAGACCGCGGACCACACGGCGGCCCAGGCCGCCAACGTCGACGGCGTGCTGGTGGGCCTGTCCCGGGCCGACGGCGCGGCGGCCGGCGGCAAGGTGTCGCTCTCGGTCGACTACTCCGCCATCTCCCAGGCGTACGGCGGGGGTTGGTCTTCGCGCCTGCACCTGGTGGCGATGCCGGCCTGTGCGCTGACCACGCCCCAGCTGGCCGAGTGCCGCACCCAGACCCCGCTGACGACGAAGAACGACCAGCTGGGCAAGAAGCTGACCGCGACCGTCGACCTGCCGGGCGGCAGCACCCAGAACGCCGCGCTGACCGGTCACGGCGTCGTCTCCGACGCGCTGGCCCGGGCCGGCGCGGCGACGGCGGCGACCGACATCGCGGCAAGCTCCGGCACCGCGGTCGCCGCGGTCTCCGGCACCTCCGGCTCGCAGGGCGACTACACCGCCGCCCCGCTGTCGGCCTCCGGCGCGTGGTCGCAGTCCGCCTCGGGCGCGTTCACCTACAACGTGCCGATCTCGGCGCCCTCCGCGCTCGGCGGTTCGGCGCCCTCGGTCGCGCTGGGCTACAACTCCCAGTCGGTCGACGGCGAGAACTCCTCGCGCAACTCGCAGTCCTCCTGGATCGGTGACGGCTGGGACTACACCCCCGGCTCCATCACCCGCTCCTACAAGGCCTGCAGCGCCGACGGGATCACCGGCTCCGCCGACGAGTGCTGGGCGGGCTACAACGCCACGCTGTCGCTCGGCTCGCACAGCGGCCAGCTCGTGCGCGACAGCAACGGCCAGTACCACCTCCAGGGTGACGACAGCACCAAGGTCGAGGACCTGTCCGGTGCGTCGAACGGCCTGTGGAACGGCGAGTACTGGAAGGTCACGACCACTGACGGCACCCAGTACTACCTGGGCCTGAACCACTCCCCCGGCACCACCTCGGACCCGGCCACCAACTCGGCCTGGGGCGTGCCGGTCTACATGCCCAAGTCCGGCGACCCGTGCTACAACTCCGCCCAGGGCAACAGCTCCCAGTGCTCGGCCGAGCCGGGCTGGCGGTTCAACCTGGACTTCGTGGTCGACCCGCACGGCAACGTGCAGCGCTACGACTGGGCGAACGAGACCAACTGGTACAACATGGGCGCCGGCCAGTCCAACGGCAACGGCGGCTCGATGATCGCCTACACCCGCGGCGGCTACCTGCAGCAGATCTCCTACGGCTACAAGCTGGCCGACGAGCAGGCGGGCCACGACCCGGCCGCGAAGATCGTCTTCAACACCGCCCAGCGCTGCACCACGGACCCGACGACCTGTCAGGCCTCCAACCTCTCCGCCTCGACGGCGAGCAACTGGCCGGACACCCCGTACGACCTCAGCTGCACCCAGGGCATGGCGACCTCGGGCACCGGCAGCAACGTCTGCCAGATCAGCGCGCCGTCCTTCTGGTCCACCTACCGGCTGAGCTCGATCGCGACCTCGGTCAAGAACGGCGGCTCCTGGCAGCCGGTGGACACGTACAACCTGACCCACGTGTTCTCCAACGCGGGCGCCACCGTGGACCCGGTGACCGGCAAGACGGTCGACCCGGCCGACGCCGGCTCGCTCCAGTCGATGATGTGGCTCTCGCAGATCCAGCGCACCGCGCAGGACACCAGCGCGGGCGGCAGCGGGACCGTCACGATGGACCCGATCACCTTCACCGGCACCGAGATGGACAACCGGGTCGACGGCTCCTCGCCGCCCGCCCCGCCGCTGTTCCACCCGCGGATCTCCAGCATCCAGACCGAGTCCGGTGAGTCCATCGCGGTCACCTACCGGGCCCCGGAGTGCTCGCGGGTGAACAACCACATGCCGTCGTCCGCGGACAGCGACACCATGGCCTGCTACCAGGCGTACTGGACCACCCCGGGCGGGTCCGCGCCGATCGCGGACTGGTTCCAGAAGACGGTGGTCTCGCAGGTCTCGGACAACGACGCGACCAAGGCCGGCTCCCCGGCGAAGATCACCAACTACAGCTACAGCGGCCCGGCCTGGCACCGCAACGACTCGGACCTGGCGGACGACCAGTACCGCACCTGGGACCAGTTCCGCGGCTTCCGCACCGTCACGGTCACCACCGGCGCGGCACCGGACCCGATCACCCAGACCACCACGTCCTACTTCCAGGGCATGGACGGCGACTACAAGCAGGACGGCAGCAAGCGCTCGGTCAGCCTGGCCGACTCCAACGGCAACGCCGTCACCGACAGCAACTGGCTGGCCGACACGGTCCAGGAGACGGACACCTACAACCAGGCCGGCGGCTCGATCACCGGCAAGCAGCTGACCACGGCGGAGGCCTTCACCGTCACCGCGGACAGCCCGCGCACCGCCTGGACCGCCAAGACCCCGGCACCGGCCACCCTCTCCACCCTGCCGGACCTCCAGGCCCTGCGGAAGCAGAGCAGCACCCAGCGCAAGCAGTCGCTGCTGGCCAACGGCAGCTGGCGGACCACCGAGACCGACACCACGTACGACAGCCTGGGCCGGATCTCGCAGGTCGACGCCAAGGGCGACGTCTCGGTGCCCTCGCAGGAGGTCTGCACCACCACCACGTACGCCACTCCCCCGGCGTCCAACCCGATGATGCTCGCCTACCCGAGCGAGGTGCTGGCCGTCTCCGGCGGCTGCGGCACCACCCCGGGCGCCGGCACCACCGTCAGTGACAAGCGCACCTACTACGACGGCAACGGCAGCATCACCAGCCTTCCGCCGCTCGGCCAGCTCGGCAACGACGGCTACGTGACCGCCACCCAGTCGCTGAAGTCCTACGACGGCTCCGGCAACGCGGTCTACCAGACCGACGGCGCCACCACCTTCGACCAGTACGGCCGGCCGACCAAGCAGCTCGACGCGGCGGGCAACGCCACGACGACCGCCTACACCCCGGCCACCGGCACCCTGCCCACCGCGACCACGGTGACCAACGCACTCGGCTGGGCGAGCACCACGACGTTCGCGCCGACCCGCGGGCTGCCGCTGCACCTGGTGGACGTCAACGGGCGGGTGACCGACGCGGTCTACGACGCGCTGGGCCGCCGCACCGGCGTCTGGCTGCCCGGCCGCAACAAGGCCACCCAGACCGCCGACCAGACCTTCAGCTACGCGGTGCACGGCGCCGGTTCGAACCCCGACCCGTCGACCGTCACCACGCAGACCCTGCGCGAGGACGGCTCCTACGCCGTCAGCGTCTCCATCTACGACGGGTTCCTGAACCAGCGTCAGACGCAGGCGACCACGGCGGACAACAGCGCGGGGCGCCTGATCTCGTCGACCCACTACGACAGCCACGGCTGGAAGTACAGCACCGTCCCGGCCTACTCGGACACCACGACGGCGCCGTCCACCACGCTGTTCGTGGAGACGGAGAACAGCCTTCCGTCCGAGACGGTGTACGGCTACGACGGGATGGGACGCGGCGTCAAGCAGACCCTGTACTCCAAGGCGTCGCCGCTCTGGACCTCCACCGTCGCCTACCCGGGCGCCGACGAGACCGACACGACGCCGCCGCAGGGCGCCACCCCGACGTCGACCTTCACCGACGCGCTGGGCCGCACCACGTCCACCGTCTCGCACGGCGGCAGCGGCACCGGTGACGTGACGACCCGTTACACCTACACCTCCGCGGGCAAGGTGGCCACGGTCGCCGACACCGCGGGCAACAACTGGAGCTACCAGTACAACGTGCTGGGGCAGCGGGTCTCCCAGAGCGACCCGGACGCCGGGAGCTCCAGCACGACCTACGACCAGCTCGGCAACGTGGCCAGCACCACCGACGGCCGCAACCAGACGCTGTCCTACACCTACGACGCGCTCGACCGGAAGACCGGGGAGTACGCGGGCACCAACACCACCGACCAGACCCAGCAGCTCGCGGGCTGGACCTACGACTCCCTGGTCAAGGGCTACCCGACCGCCTCGACCCGCTACGTCGGCGGATCGGGCTCCACGGGCAGCGCCTACACGCAGGCGGTGTCCGGCTACAACACGGCCTACCAGCCCACCGGCACCACGGTCACCATCCCGGCGGCCGAGGGCAAGCTGGCCGGCAGCTACAGCACCACCTCCAAGTACACCCCCACCGTCGGCCTCCTCTCGGACACCATCTTCGGGACCGAGGGCGGCCTGCCGTCCGAGGACGTCGGCTACGGGTACAACCTGCAGGGCGGCCTGGTCTCCACCGGCACGATGTTCACGCCCTACCTGGACGTGGCCTCCTACAGCCCGCTGGGCCAGGTCGAGCAGTCGACCTACGGCGTGCTCGGCAAGCAGCTGCGCACCGCGCAGACCTACGACGACGCCACCGGCCGCCTGACCACCAACCGGGACAGCATCCAGCCGGCCAGCACCAACCCGATCTCGTCGACCACCTACGGGTACGACCAGTCGGGCAACCTCACCACGACGAGCGAGCTGCAGTCCTCCGGCGGCACCGACCAGGCCTTCGACACCCAGTGCTTCCAGTACGACGGCCTGGACCGCCTGACCACCGCCTGGACCGACACGGCGGGCCAGACCTCGCCGACGGCCGGTCAGCTGGCGCACTGCAACAGCGGCTCGCCCGCGCCGGCGGCGATCGGCGGCCCGGCGCCGTACTGGCAGTCGTACAGCTACGACCTGCTCGGTGACCGGACCCAGCTGGTCCAGCACGACGTCACCGGCAACACCGCCAACGACACCACCCAGACCAGCAGCTACCCCGGAGGAGGCACCACCGCCGCGGCCCAGCCCAACACCGCGGGCACCATCACCACCAGCAACCCGACCAGCGGCACCAGCACGCTGACCACGAACTTCGACACTGCGGGCAACACCACCAAGCGCACCGTCGCCGGTCCCAGCCCGTCCACCCAGACGTTCACCTACGACGCCGAGGGCAAGACGGCATCGGTCACCACCCAGCAGGGCAGCAGCAACTCGCAGAAGTCGTCCTACCTCTACGACGCGGACGGTTCGCTGCTGGTCCAGCACGGCACCAACACCACCACGCTCTACCTGTTCGGCGGCGCCGAGCAGCTGACCATGACCGGTTCCACCGTCAGCGGTCTGCGCTACTACACCAACCCGGACGGCACCGTGATCCTGCGGTCCAGCACCGGCACGGTGACCTACCTGCCGAGCAACCCGCAGCACACCTCGCAGCTTGAGGTCGACAGCAAGACCCTGGCGGTCACCCGCCGCGCCTACGACCCGTACGGCAACACGCGCGGAGGCGTCCCCGGCAGCTGGGCCGACAACCACGGCTACCTCGGACAACCGGCCGACCCGGGCAGCGGCCTCGACCTGCTCGGCGCCCGCCAGTACGACCCGACGATCGGCCGCTTCCTCACCGCCGACCCGATCTTCGAGCTCGGCGACTCGAACCAGATGGGCGGCTACACCTACGCCTCCGACAACCCCACGACGATGAGCGACCCGACCGGGGAGCGCTCGGAGTGCGGGCAGAACGGCGACAGCCCCTGCGGTGCGCCGCCGTCGCAGGGTGACAGCTACAGCTACATGACCCCGGAGGACTGCAACACCTACAGCTGCCAGGTGGGCCTCTCCGAGGAGATCCAGAACCTGCAGAACGACCAGGACAACTTCAGCCGCTACGCGCTCTCCTGCACCAGCAACGCCTGCGAGCAGGCCGCGCTGGACGCGCTGAACGCGAACCAGGGCGAACAGTCCACCGACGGTCAGGGTGTTTACACCGACATCACCCAGATGGACAACCACGCCAAGGCCAAGGAGGCCCAGGCAGCCGCACAGGCGGCTGCGGACAGGAAGAAGAACAGCTGCAACTTCCTCAGCGTGTGCGGACTCAAGAAGGCCGCCACCAAGGTCGCGCAGATCTCCGGTGACGTCAGCACGGGCTTGGGCTACATCAGTTGGGTGCCCGGAATCGGTGAACTCGCCGGCGGCCTCTCCGTCGCCACGGGTCTGCTGAGCGCGGGCCTCTACGCGAGCACGGGCGACTGGAAGGACGCGGTCAACGGCCTGGGGGCCGTGGCGCTGGGCGTGGCCACGGGCGGGTTCGGCAAGATCGGGATCCTGGGCAAGTTCGACGTCCTGGGCAAGCTCGACGGTATGTACACCTCGCCGCTCAGCAAGCTCAGCGAACTCGCCGGCGACAAGGCCGCCGCACAGGTGGCCGCGTCCCGGGCGAACGGCTTCTACCGCAGTGAGTCCGGAGTGAAGCTCTACTCCGGGGTCGCCAAGGCCGTGAGCACCATGGGCGTTAATGGTGCTATTAACGGCTATCCCGGCACTTCGGTTCCGGACTACAATCAGTCCGGCGCATCCTTCTACCGGGACAGTCCGTACGGTGCACTGACCGGATACCTCGAAGGCTAA
- a CDS encoding ricin-type beta-trefoil lectin domain protein, whose translation MAALTSVLAGASFPALAAPSSPAGTGSSAAAAPVTPTQAAVAQAKKTGKPVTVDALTTETSLTVANPDGSFTNTQNVLPTRVKRGGSWAGVDATLAKNGDGSFSPKVAASGVTLSGGGSAPLVALTDPAGHKLALSLPFALPVPSVNGDTATYANVLPGVDLQATVTDQGAFHEVLVVHDAKAAANPQLKTLRLAINSNGLSTAADGAGNVTAKAADGTAAFTAPAPVMWDSASAPATAPAAAPAAPQSAVDPATQPVSTKDGPGHGAHIAKIAVQADNSGLTLAPDAGQLAGNDVVYPEYIDPSWQPAPTGTTNHYTEVKEGCATQGLYDNAQENGEGVGYQQYDSNCFGLYRSYYEINTSALTSNMVIQNSKLYLAETYGADHTCSDTWGIGLNLTGGISGGTSWNNQPATVTGEGQQNIATAYGSCGNQQAIFDVTGTINQYHGSYSNLTFGIYGNEAKYGTNYGFMRFSTNPVLQTTYDILPNMPDSLSINGNSGYCNGGSPQWVGMTTVNGNASNITLSAHLSTNMPGAILQGGSQLLDNMTNNGSGGSYTVGWPASSGWIGTNGNVNIPFPVAASDGHQYSWQVWATDGLMAGPKANPCTFNVDLTPPSIATFTPSAQYPPLGSGITPNAYAGSGTVNIQVSSTDQAPTGCNLNPCVKSGVAKFLWSLDQNNPVSGGNAINVTADANGTATASIPVNLSTNQWGTHTLYVQAVDAAGNTQATVAQYSFYAPWNPAAKAVAGDLNGDGIPDTIIPDPSNNGNLTLIPGGKDMAAAPLVASTQAQSPDATSWNNYLVTHRGSQSQSTLDDIWAYQTKTHQMYLYRNDGTTIGGGVAGQFTKSQDVLTVGRPAIASSCTSTDCASYGTDWSGVTQMVAPGAYSNAPGWAGAGVTPYADLITVENGKLWYYTGSARSGSNLGNAYLIGAQGTNWSNVTLIAPGSVGAQVANGTESGGTPTLWARDNATGAITSYPLTFDTNGLPSMSLTPPGRAALSSALTDTSGNRLCLDDNAGSTANGNKIQVWDCNNSNPQTITYGADNTLHVMGKCVDVQAGGTANGTPVQLYQCNNTGSQQWVPGPFPGDLKNPQSGRCLGDPSSSQTQGTQLILWDCEGGNEQQWAGANNSVLPTQSTVLPLGLGQTDWPTVTSPGDVTGDGNPDLYAISGSNQIVAYAGAAPNAAGLAQFAGATSMGTANTPVTTSLHSNANTAKCVDNRYGGTGDGNPIVIWDCAPGGSTQSWNFNTDGTIRISGKCLAASAAGTTNGTPAILWTCNAGATEQQWTLGSDNQLHNVHSGLCLEVNGWNTTNGQQLDTWSCGGGGNSTWTLGH comes from the coding sequence GTGGCAGCGCTGACCTCGGTCCTGGCGGGGGCGAGCTTCCCCGCACTGGCCGCCCCGTCGTCCCCCGCCGGCACCGGCAGCAGTGCGGCTGCCGCGCCCGTCACGCCCACGCAGGCGGCGGTGGCGCAGGCGAAGAAGACCGGCAAGCCGGTGACGGTGGACGCGTTGACGACGGAGACGTCGTTGACGGTGGCGAACCCCGACGGTTCGTTCACCAATACCCAGAACGTCCTCCCGACCCGGGTGAAGCGGGGCGGTTCGTGGGCCGGTGTCGATGCGACGCTGGCGAAGAACGGTGACGGTTCGTTCTCGCCGAAGGTGGCGGCCTCGGGTGTGACGCTGTCGGGCGGCGGCAGCGCCCCGCTGGTGGCGCTGACGGACCCGGCGGGTCACAAGCTGGCGCTGTCGCTGCCGTTCGCGCTGCCGGTGCCGAGTGTCAACGGCGACACGGCGACGTACGCGAACGTGCTGCCGGGGGTCGACCTGCAGGCGACGGTCACCGACCAGGGCGCGTTCCACGAGGTCCTGGTGGTGCACGACGCGAAGGCCGCGGCGAACCCGCAGCTGAAGACGCTGCGCCTGGCCATCAACAGCAACGGCCTGAGCACCGCGGCCGACGGCGCCGGCAACGTGACGGCGAAGGCCGCTGACGGCACGGCAGCCTTCACGGCGCCCGCCCCGGTGATGTGGGACTCGGCCAGCGCTCCGGCGACCGCTCCGGCGGCCGCACCGGCCGCGCCGCAGAGCGCGGTGGACCCGGCCACGCAGCCGGTCTCGACCAAGGACGGTCCGGGCCACGGCGCGCACATCGCCAAGATCGCGGTCCAGGCGGACAACAGCGGTCTGACGCTGGCGCCCGACGCGGGCCAGCTCGCCGGCAACGACGTCGTGTACCCCGAGTACATCGACCCGAGCTGGCAGCCGGCGCCCACGGGCACCACGAACCACTACACCGAGGTCAAGGAAGGCTGCGCCACCCAGGGCCTGTACGACAACGCGCAGGAGAACGGCGAGGGCGTCGGCTACCAGCAGTACGACTCCAACTGCTTCGGCCTCTACCGCAGCTACTACGAGATCAACACCAGTGCGCTGACCAGCAACATGGTGATCCAGAACTCGAAGCTGTACCTCGCCGAGACCTACGGCGCCGACCACACCTGCTCCGACACCTGGGGCATCGGCCTCAACCTGACCGGCGGCATCAGCGGCGGCACCTCCTGGAACAACCAGCCCGCCACCGTCACCGGTGAGGGCCAGCAGAACATCGCCACCGCCTACGGCAGCTGCGGCAACCAGCAGGCGATCTTCGACGTCACCGGCACCATCAACCAGTACCACGGCAGTTACAGCAACCTGACGTTCGGGATCTACGGCAACGAGGCCAAGTACGGGACCAACTACGGGTTCATGCGCTTCAGCACCAACCCGGTGCTGCAGACCACGTACGACATCCTGCCGAACATGCCGGACTCGCTGAGCATCAACGGCAACAGCGGCTACTGCAACGGCGGTTCGCCGCAGTGGGTCGGCATGACGACCGTCAACGGCAACGCGTCCAACATCACGCTCTCCGCGCACCTGAGCACCAACATGCCGGGCGCCATCCTGCAGGGCGGCTCGCAGCTGCTGGACAACATGACCAACAACGGCAGCGGCGGGTCCTACACCGTCGGCTGGCCGGCCAGCTCGGGCTGGATCGGCACGAACGGCAACGTGAACATCCCGTTCCCGGTCGCCGCCTCCGACGGCCACCAGTACAGCTGGCAGGTCTGGGCCACCGACGGCCTGATGGCCGGTCCGAAGGCCAACCCCTGCACGTTCAACGTCGACCTGACCCCGCCGAGCATCGCGACCTTCACCCCGTCGGCGCAGTACCCGCCGCTGGGCAGCGGCATCACGCCGAACGCGTACGCGGGCAGCGGGACCGTCAACATCCAGGTCTCCAGCACCGACCAGGCCCCGACCGGCTGCAACCTGAACCCGTGCGTCAAGAGCGGCGTCGCCAAGTTCCTCTGGTCGCTGGACCAGAACAACCCGGTCAGCGGCGGCAACGCGATCAACGTGACCGCGGACGCCAACGGCACCGCGACCGCGAGCATCCCGGTCAACCTGTCCACCAACCAGTGGGGCACCCACACGCTCTACGTGCAGGCCGTGGACGCCGCGGGCAACACCCAGGCCACCGTCGCGCAGTACAGCTTCTACGCGCCGTGGAACCCCGCGGCCAAGGCCGTCGCGGGTGACCTGAACGGTGACGGCATCCCCGACACCATCATCCCCGACCCGTCCAACAACGGGAACCTGACGCTCATTCCGGGCGGCAAGGACATGGCCGCCGCCCCGCTGGTCGCGTCCACCCAGGCGCAGAGCCCGGACGCCACCAGCTGGAACAACTACCTGGTCACGCACCGGGGTTCGCAGAGCCAGTCGACCCTGGACGACATCTGGGCGTACCAGACCAAGACCCACCAGATGTACCTGTACCGCAACGACGGCACGACCATCGGCGGCGGCGTCGCCGGTCAGTTCACCAAGTCCCAGGACGTCCTGACGGTGGGCCGGCCCGCGATCGCCTCGTCCTGCACCAGCACGGACTGCGCGAGCTACGGCACCGACTGGTCCGGTGTGACCCAGATGGTGGCACCGGGTGCGTACTCCAACGCGCCTGGCTGGGCGGGTGCGGGTGTCACCCCGTACGCGGACCTGATCACGGTCGAGAACGGCAAGCTCTGGTACTACACCGGCAGCGCACGGAGCGGTTCGAACCTCGGCAACGCCTACCTGATCGGTGCTCAGGGCACCAACTGGTCCAACGTCACCCTGATCGCCCCCGGCAGCGTCGGCGCCCAGGTCGCGAACGGCACCGAGTCCGGCGGCACGCCCACCCTGTGGGCCCGTGACAACGCCACCGGCGCGATCACCAGCTACCCGCTGACCTTCGACACCAACGGCCTGCCGAGCATGAGCCTCACGCCGCCCGGCCGGGCCGCGCTCAGCTCCGCGCTGACCGACACCAGCGGCAACCGCCTCTGCCTGGACGACAACGCGGGCAGCACCGCCAACGGCAACAAGATCCAGGTCTGGGACTGCAACAACAGCAACCCGCAGACCATCACCTACGGTGCGGACAACACCCTGCACGTCATGGGCAAGTGCGTGGACGTCCAGGCGGGCGGCACCGCCAACGGCACGCCCGTCCAGCTCTACCAGTGCAACAACACCGGCTCGCAGCAGTGGGTCCCCGGCCCGTTCCCCGGTGACCTGAAGAACCCGCAGTCCGGCCGCTGCCTGGGCGACCCGTCCTCCAGCCAGACCCAGGGCACCCAGCTGATCCTCTGGGACTGCGAGGGCGGCAACGAGCAGCAGTGGGCCGGCGCCAACAACAGCGTGCTGCCCACCCAGTCGACGGTCCTGCCGCTCGGCCTGGGCCAGACCGACTGGCCGACCGTCACCTCTCCCGGTGACGTCACCGGCGACGGCAACCCGGACCTGTACGCGATCAGCGGCAGCAACCAGATCGTCGCCTACGCCGGCGCCGCACCCAACGCCGCGGGCCTCGCCCAGTTCGCCGGCGCCACCTCGATGGGCACCGCGAACACCCCGGTCACCACGTCGCTGCACAGCAACGCGAACACCGCCAAGTGCGTGGACAACCGCTACGGCGGCACCGGCGACGGCAACCCGATCGTCATCTGGGACTGCGCCCCCGGCGGCAGCACGCAGTCGTGGAACTTCAACACCGACGGGACCATCCGGATCTCCGGCAAGTGCCTGGCCGCCTCCGCCGCCGGCACCACCAACGGCACCCCGGCCATCCTGTGGACCTGCAACGCCGGTGCCACCGAGCAGCAGTGGACGCTCGGCTCCGACAACCAGCTGCACAACGTGCACTCCGGCCTCTGCCTGGAGGTCAACGGCTGGAACACCACCAACGGCCAGCAGCTCGACACCTGGAGCTGCGGCGGCGGTGGCAACTCCACCTGGACGCTGGGCCACTGA